One part of the Solanum dulcamara chromosome 8, daSolDulc1.2, whole genome shotgun sequence genome encodes these proteins:
- the LOC129901220 gene encoding zeatin O-glucosyltransferase-like, whose amino-acid sequence MAINNSSENSLQLNEVIVAMVPWPEHGHLNPLFLLSRFIASHNIPVHLLCLTARNHDLKKRIHGVRRNATDENLYFCDLSVPTTEAESDKDVLLEKLGESICEKCHILSKNTNRLVIIHDCLMITYIRDLHSIHNIKCYSFHSMSSFVRYSTLRQVIHIVDEDQEKLIEELGDEFPTVESTFGPHLEEYIQEEREWKLNSGVVMNSLRELEGKYIDSLSIYAEDNMPVWCLGPFHLLLKSSLDLCNRSTQHVCLEFLDKQDVNSVIFVSFGTTTTLPQEQVNELALGLEQSNHKFIWVVREADDERLDMENNSEGKDGKIVLPEGFEERVEGRGMVVRNWAPQLEILGHPSTGGFMSHCGWNSCMESISMGVPIASWPIHVDQPYNTVFITNVLKIGTSVWNWTRREDIAPAAAIEKAVKTLMGTPEGEKMRQRAVELSDKIKNSVSHGGLARKEMESFISNITNN is encoded by the coding sequence atggCTATCAACAACTCATCAGAGAATAGTCTTCAGCTCAATGAAGTAATTGTAGCCATGGTTCCATGGCCTGAACATGGCCATCTCAACCCATTATTTCTCCTTTCTCGCTTCATCGCTTCCCATAACATTCCTGTACACTTACTCTGCCTCACTGCTCGGAACCACGATTTGAAGAAACGCATTCACGGTGTTCGACGAAATGCCACTGATGAAAATTTGTACTTTTGTGACCTTTCAGTACCTACAACTGAAGCAGAAAGTGATAAAGATGTGTTGTTGGAAAAACTAGGGGAGTCTATTTGTGAAAAATGTCATATACTCTCGAAAAATACTAATAGATTGGTCATCATACATGATTGTTTGATGATAACTTATATAAGGGATCTGCATTCAATACACAACATCAAGTGTTATTCTTTCCACTCCATGTCATCTTTCGTTAGGTATTCAACTCTCCGACAAGTTATTCATATAGTTGATGAAGATCAGGAAAAATTGATTGAGGAACTAGGCGATGAGTTTCCAACAGTGGAGAGCACTTTTGGGCCACATCTGGAGGAGTATATACAAGAAGAACGTGAATGGAAGCTAAATTCTGGAGTTGTCATGAACTCCTTGAGAGAATTGGAAGGCAAGTATATTGATTCACTTTCCATTTATGCAGAGGATAATATGCCAGTGTGGTGTCTTGGTCCATTTCACTTGTTGCTCAAATCATCACTTGATTTATGCAATAGGAGCACTCAACATGTATGCCTGGAATTTCTCGACAAACAAGATGTTAACTCAGTAATATTCGTGTCATTTGGGACAACCACTACGTTACCACAAGAGCAAGTCAATGAGCTTGCACTTGGTTTAGAACAGAgcaaccataaatttatatggGTAGTAAGAGAAGCAGATGACGAAAGGTTGGACATGGAGAATAATTCCGAGGGGAAAGATGGGAAGATTGTATTGCCAGAAGGGTTTGAAGAAAGAGTGGAAGGAAGAGGAATGGTGGTGAGAAATTGGGCGCCCCAATTGGAAATCTTGGGGCATCCGTCAACAGGTGGGTTTATGAGTCACTGTGGATGGAATTCTTGTATGGAAAGCATTAGCATGGGAGTTCCCATAGCATCTTGGCCAATCCATGTTGACCAGCCTTATAACACGGTGTTCATAACGAACGTGTTGAAGATTGGAACATCTGTGTGGAATTGGACTCGCAGGGAGGATATAGCTCCTGCAGCAGCGATTGAGAAAGCTGTCAAGACGTTGATGGGTACGCCAGAAGGAGAAAAGATGAGACAGAGGGCAGTGGAATTGAGTGATAAAATCAAAAACTCTGTTAGTCATGGAGGACTTGCGCGCAAGGAGATGGAATCATTCATCTCTAATATTACCAATAACTAA
- the LOC129901015 gene encoding ruvB-like protein 1 — MRIEEVQSTIKNQRIATHTHIKGLGLEPNGRPLPLAAGFVGQAAAREASGLVVDMIRQKKMAGRALLLAGPPGTGKTALALGISQDLGSKVPFCPMVGSEVYSSEVKKTEVLMENFRRAIGLRMKENKEVYEGEVTELSPEEGESMMGGYGKSISHVIIGLKTVKGTKQLKLDPTIYDALIKEKVAVGDVIYIESNSGAVKRVGRSDAFATEFDLEAEEYVPLPKGEVHKKKEIVQDVTLHDLDAANARPQGGQDILSLMGQMMKPRKTEITDKLRQEINKVVNRYVDEGVAELVPGVLFIDEVHMLDMECFSYLNRALESSLSPIVIFATNRGICTVRGTDMTCPHGIPIDLLDRLVIVRTETYGPAEMIQILAIRAQVEGLEIDEESLAYLGEIGQQASLRHAVQLLTPASVVAKMNGRDKICKVDLDEVSSLYLDAKSSARLLQEQQDRYIS, encoded by the exons atgagGATAGAAGAGGTACAATCAACAATAAAGAATCAGAGAATTGCCACTCATACTCACATTAAAGGCCTTGGTCTTGAG CCCAATGGGAGACCACTACCATTGGCAGCTGGGTTTGTAGGTCAGGCAGCAGCCAGAGAAGCTTCAGGGCTTGTGGTTGATATGATACGCCAAAAGAAGATGGCTGGTCGGGCTTTACTGCTAGCTGGTCCGCCTGGTACGGGGAAGACAGCTCTTGCCCTTGGTATATCACAAGACCTTGGAAGCAAG GTTCCATTTTGTCCGATGGTTGGATCCGAAGTGTATTCATCAGAAGTGAAGAAAACTGAGGTCTTAATGGAAAATTTCCGCCGAGCTATTGGTCTCCGTatgaaggaaaataaggaagTTTATGAAGGAGAG gTTACTGAACTATCTCCAGAAGAGGGTGAGAGTATGATGGGTGGATATGGTAAAAGCATTAGCCATGTTATAATTGGGTTAAAAACTGTCAAAGGTACCAAACAGTTGAAGCTTGACCCCACGATATATGATGCCTTAATTAAAGAGAAG GTAGCTGTTGGTGATGTCATTTACATTGAATCGAACAGTGGAGCAGTTAAAAGAGTGGGCAGGAGTGATGCTTTTGCCACAGAATTTGATCTTGAGGCAGAAGAGTATGTTCCACTTCCTAAAGGAGAGGTTCACAAGAAGAAGGAAATAGTCCAG GATGTTACGTTGCATGATCTTGATGCTGCAAATGCACGGCCACAAGGAGGACAAGATATATTGTCTCTTATGGGTCAAATGATGAAACCTAGGAAAACCGAAATTACTGACAAGTTGCGGCAAGAGATAAACAAG GTTGTCAATCGTTATGTTGACGAAGGTGTCGCAGAGCTTGTTCCTGGTGTCTTATTTATCGATGAG GTTCATATGCTTGATATGGAATGCTTTTCATACTTGAATCGTGCCTTGGAGAGTTCACTGTCTCCAATCGTGATTTTTGCCACTAACAGAGGCATTTGTACTGTCAG AGGAACAGATATGACTTGTCCACATGGTATTCCAATTGACTTGTTAGATCGGTTGGTGATTGTTAGAACTGAAACTTATGGTCCAGCTGAAATGATACAG ATATTAGCTATACGTGCTCAGGTGGAGGGACTAGAAATAGATGAAGAGAGCCTTGCATATTTGGGAGAGATTGGACAACAAGCTTCCTTAAG GCATGCTGTTCAGCTGCTTACGCCAGCTAGTGTAGTGGCCAAAATGAATGGCCGCGACAAAATCTGCAAG GTGGATCTTGACGAAGTGAGTTCGTTATACCTGGATGCAAAGTCTTCTGCAAGACTTCTTCAGGAGCAGCAAGATAGATACATCTCATGA